GACAGCTTGTCTGGTTGGCGTGCTGGCGAGCGAGTCTTGGTTATCTGCATGCACGAGGTCTGTTTGCGCCAACTGTCGTCAAAGGGTACTCCGATGGGTTGAACGGGAGGACACTGGGGAGTGCAAGGAGAACGGACGGCCTGGCGGTCGATGCCATGAGACAGGCCGTCCAACGAGTTTCAGCGCGGGGCCGTTGAGACGCTCTGGGTGCCAGTGTTTCGCTGAAGTGATTCGTAGTGAGCGCATCTCGGTGCACTTCGGGCCGTGTTGCGAGAGTTCGCCTCTGGCCGGGCGCTTGTGAGGGATGCGTGCAGATTGCCGCGGGGAGCAGTGGTGGGCGGTTGAAGCGCATCTCAGGGCGCTTTGGGGAAATTCGTCAACGGCCGCCGCCGGATGCGGGCGAGCATCGGCGGCGGCCGCGAGGTGCGAGGACGGCGCTGGTTCCCCTACCGTCGCCGTCTCGCACTGGCCGTCCTCACCGACCCTCCCGGGGTGTGTGGGAGTTCATCCCGGGCTCGAAGCAGGGCTGGGGAGGACGAAGGGCTGGAGCTGCGTTGTCGGCGATGCGGCTCCAGCCGCTCACAGTGGTCGGATAGTCACTGCGACCCGGGGGGCTGGGGGCCGAAAGAGGAGGAACGGTAGCCCGTCGTCGGCCGGAGTCGGCGAAACGGGCGAAGCTCCTGCTGGGAAGCGTATCCGGGCCGGGGCAGTGAGGGCAGCATGCGATTCAGCCGATACCGGACTGGAATTCTGGCCCAGCACCCCCTGTCGTGCTCGTGCCGGCGACCGGATGACGGACACAGCGGTCCTGGGATGGCCCGGTCGGCCCTGTCGGGTACCCGGCGGACCGGGGGAGGGTGGGGAGGTACGGACCCGCATGCACCTCCGACCGACCCCGATCCGGAAGGGACCTGATGATGTCCGTCGACACCCAGCGGACGCCGACCCCGCTCTCCGACGACGAGCTGAGGCTGCTGGACGCGCATTGGCGCGCCGCGAACTATCTGTCCGTCGGCCAGATCTACCTCATGGCGAACTCTCTGCTGAGCGAGCCGCTGCGCCCGGAGCACGTCAAGCCGCGGCTGCTCGGCCACTGGGGCACCTCGCCCGGGCTGAACCTCGTTTACACCCACCTCAACCGCATCATCAAGGCCCGTGACCTGGACACCCTGTGCATCTGGGGCCCCGGCCACGGCGGCCCCGCGGTAGTCGCGGGCTCCTGGCTGGACGGCTCATACACCCAGACCTACCCGGACATCACCCAGGACGCGGCCGGCATGGCCCGACTGTTCAAGCAATTCTCGTTCCCCGGCGGCATCCCCAGCCACGTCGCGCCCGAGACACCGGGCTCGATCCACGAGGGCGGCGAACTGGGCTACTCCCTCTCCCACGCCTACGGGGCCGCCCTGGACAATCCCGGCCTGCTGGTCGCCTGTGTCGTCGGCGACGGCGAGGCGGAGACCGGCCCGCTGGCCGCCTCCTGGCACTCCAACAAGTTCCTCGACCCCGTGCACGACGGGGCCGTCCTGCCGATCCTCCACCTCAACGGCTACAAGATCGCCAACCCGACCGTGCTCGCCCGGCTCCCTGAGCCCGAACTCGACGCGCTCCTACAGGGGTACGGCCACGACCCCATCCATGTGACCGGCGACGACCCGATCGCCGTCCACCGCGCGATGGCTGAGGCCATGGACACCGCCCTGGACCGCATCGCCGCGCTCCAGCGCGCCGCACGCGAGGACGGCGCGACCGAGCGCCCTCACTGGCCGGTGATCGTGCTGCGCACGCCGAAGGGCTGGACCGGCCCGGCCGAGGTCGACGGTCTGCCGGTGGAAGGCACGTGGCGCTCCCATCAGGTCCCGCTGGCCGCCGTCCGCGACAACCCGGAACACCTGCGGCAGTTGGAGGCGTGGCTGCGTTCGTACCGTCCCGAGGAGCTGTTCGACGAGCACGGCCGCCCCGTCGCCGACGTTCTGGCCTGCGTCCCGGACGGTGACCGCCGCCTGGGCGCCACCCCGCACGCCAACGGTGGTCTGATGCTGCGCGAACTGCCCCTGCCCCCGCTGGAGCGGTACGCCGTCCCCGTCGACAAACCCGGAGCGACCCTGCACGAACCCACCCGCGTCCTCGGCGACTTGCTGGAAGACGTCATGCGGAACACCGCCGGCCGGCGCGACTTCCGCCTCGTCGGCCCCGACGAGACCGCCTCCAACCGCCTCCAGGCCGTCTACGCGGCCAGCGGCAAGGCATGGCAGGCCGGCACTCTCGACGTGGACGAACACCTCGACCCGCACGGCCGGGTGATGGAGATCCTCTCCGAACACACCTGCCAGGGCTGGCTGGAGGGTTATCTGCTGACCGGTCGGCACGGGCTGTTCTCCTGCTACGAGGCGTTCGTGCACATCGTCGACTCGATGGTCAACCAGCACATCAAGTGGCTGCGCGTGACCCGGCGCCTGCCCTGGCGCGCCCCCATCGCCTCCCTCAACTACCTGCTCACCTCGCACGTGTGGCGCCAGGACCACAACGGCTTCTCCCACCAGGACCCCGGCTTCGTCGACCACATCCTCAACAAGAGCCCCGAGGCCGTACGGGTCTACCTGCCGCCGGACGCCAACACCCTGCTCTCGGTGGCCGACCACGCGCTGCGCAGCCGCGACTACGTCAACGTGATCGTGGCCGGCAAGCAGCCCTGCTTCGACTGGCTGACGATGGAGCAAGCCCGCGCCCACTGCGCGCGCGGAGCCGGGATCTGGGAGTGGGCTGGCACCGAGAACGGCCGCGAGCCGGACGTGGTGCTGGCCTGCGCCGGTGACGTGCCCACTCAGGAGGTGCTGGCCGCAGCTCAGCTGCTGCGCCGGCACCTGCCCGAGCTCGCCGTCCGCGTCGTCAACGTGGTCGACATCGCCCGGCTGATGCCGAGCGAGGAACACCCGCACGGCATGGGTGACTTCGAGTACGACGGGCTTTTCACGCCGGACAAGCCGGTGATCTTCGCCTACCACGGCTACCCGTGGCTGATCCACCGACTCGCCTACCGCCGCACCGGTCACAAGAACCTGCATGTGCGCGGCTACAAGGAGATCGGGACCACGACCACGCCGTTCGACATGGTGGTCCGCAACGACCTCGACCGCTACCGCCTGGTCATGGACGTCATCGACCGCGTGCCCGGCCTCGCGGTGCGCGCCGCCGCCGTACGCCAGCGGATGGAGGACGCCCGGCTGCGCCACCACGACTGGATCCGCGCCCACGGCACCGACCTGCCGGAGGTCGCCGACTGGGCCTGGGACGGCTGACCGATGCCGACGGGCCCGGGCAGAGAGGGCCGTTCGGCCCGCCTGCCGGGCCCTGCAGCCCCTCTGCCGGGGCGTTGACGACGCGGGACATTGAAGGCGCAACGAGAGTCGTCCACATTCTGCGCGTCGCACCCCTCGAAAGGGCGTTGATGCCCCTATGGATGTCAAGCAGTGGCTTGTGCGGGGGCTGGATGGTCGGTCGCCTGCCTCGTGGGGACGATGAGCCGGTAGATCTCTCGTGCGATGTATCGCTTCAGGCAGCGGATGATCTCACGGCGTGTCTTGCCCTCGGTGAGGCGTCGTTGCAGGTAGTTCTGGGTGCGGTGGTCCCAGCGCAGGCGGCTGAGGATGATCCGGTAGAGGGCGGCGTTGGCCTGGCGGTCGCCGCCGCGGTTGAGTCGGCGTAACTGGATAGGTGCTCCTGGCGGGATGAGTTGAATCTTGTCAGTTGGATCGGTGATCATCTGTCTCGTGTCTGATGCTGCTGTGCCGCCTTCTTATGAGGAACTCGCTGTTCTGGTGGTGCAGTTGCGTGAGGAACTCGCCGCGGCGCGGGAACGGATCGTGGTACTGGAGGGTCAGGTCGTGGACCTGACGGCCCGGCTGGGGAAGAACTCGGCGAACTCTTCCAGGCCGCCGTCTTCGGACGGACTGGCGAAACCGGCTCCGAAGTCTCTGCGTGGGAAGTCCGGGCGGGGGCCGGGCCGCCCGAAAGGCCAGAAGGGCATCACGCTGCGGCAGGTCGCGGACCCCGACCACCGGGTCGAGCACCGGCCCCACGGCCCTTGCGCCGGCTGCGGTGCGGACCTGGCCGGGGCCGTCGTGGCCGGTATCGAGCGGCGTCAGGTCTTCGACCTGCCCGAACGTATCGGCCTGGAGGTCACCGAGCATCAGGTCCTGACCTGCCGGTGCGCGTGCGGGCGGAGCGAGAAGGCCTCCGGTCCCGAGGGCGTGCGGGCCCCGGTGCAGTACGGTCCCCGTCTCGCGGCCGCCGGCGTCTACCTGATGCACGGCCAGTTCCTGTCCAAGGACCGCACCGCCACCGCCCTGGCAGACCTCTTCGACGCGTCCGTCGCGCCGGGCACGGTGGCCTCGTGGGTACGCACTTGCGCGAGCCGGCTGGATGCCTTCGGCCGTCTCGTGGCCGGGAAGGTCGCCGGCGCGGCGGTGGCGTTCTTCGACGAGACGGGGTTCCGCACCGCCGGGTGCCTGCACTGGCTGCACTCCGCCTCCAGCGGCCAGTTCGTACACCTGTCGGTGCACCGCCGCCGCGGTCGCGAAGGCATCGACGCGGCCGGGATACTGCCCGGCTTCACCGGCATCGCCATGCACGACGCCTGGGCGCCCTACGACTCCTACCCGCAGGCCGAACACGCCTTGTGCTCGGCACACGTACTACGCGAACTGGTCGCGGTCACCGAGCGGGGCAGCGAGAAGGCCCGGTGCGCGGCCTACCGCGCCATCGACGCCGTGCTGGCCCTGAAGAAGGCCGCGGAAGAGGCCCGAGCGGACGGGCTCGACGCGATCGCCGTGTCCGTGAAGGACGGTGAGCTTGGGGCGCTGGCCCAGGCGGTGGCCGACGGGCTGAAGGCGACCGCCACCCGCAGCTCGAAGACCGAGGCGAAGTACCACGCCCTGTTCAGACGGCTGACGAAGCGCTGGAACGACTACCTGCGCTGGGTCCACGACCTCACACTGCCGTTCGACAACAACCCAGCCGAACAGACGATCAGGATGGCCAAGCTGCGGATCAAGGTCTCCGGCTGCCTGCGCACGCTGCACGGCGCGCAGGACTTCGCCGCGATCCGCACCTACCTGGCCACCGCCACCCGACACGAGCAGCCCATGCTCGACGTCCTCATCCAGGCCATGCGCGGCAGCCCCTGGATGCCCGCCCTCGGCTGATCACCGGTCCCGCCAACCGGCAATCACGCACGCCTCCGGACCGAGACACCTACCCAGTCACGCTGTTTCCACCCGCGCGGAGCGCGAGACCACCGCCGGTTTCCGTACGCGCAGCAGCACCATCCCGTCGAACTCGTGGTCCTGGCCGTACGCGAAGCCGACAGCCGGCTCGCCACCGCGCTGCGCTACGCCCGGGCCCTGCAGCGCGGCGGCACCGGCCGGTTCACCACCCGCGCCGGGCACGACACCTGCTTCCGCGCGCTTGCTGACGCCGTCGCCGTCGCTGAGCGGCACCCGCAGGTCGCGGCCGTGACCGTGATCCGCCGGGACGGCCACGTCCTGCTGCGCCACGAAGCCGGCGGCGCCGGGCGGGCGTCGTGGGCGCTGACGGCGGAACGGCTCCGCCCGTACACCGAACAGGAGGCCGCCGCGTTCCTCCGCCTCCACCAGGCACTGCGCCGGGCGCTCCCGCAGCACCGGGCCGAGCTGGACGAGATCGCCGCGCTCGCCCGGCCCCTGATGCCGCCTCGGGTGCAGCCGGCCCGCATCGACCGGCCACACCCGTCCGTCTGGCCCCTGCCCGTCCCACGACGGACCCTGGGCTACGACTCGTTGAGCTTCTTCAGCCGCGCCGCATAGGCGGCGGCGATCTGTTCGGCCTCTTCCGGGTCGGCGGTCGCCAGCTGCGCCTGGTCAGCGAGCGCGGCCTGACGGCCCGCCTTCAGCTCCTCGATCCGCTCCTCGTCGGGCACGGGTGCGCGGCGCTCCGCGATGATCTGGGTGTTGTACCAGTTCACCACCTCCTGGACGGCGTCCTGCGCCCCTTGCTCCTCGCCGCCTTCCAGGCCGGAGAAGTCGGGCTCGTCTGGTGTGCCGGACACGGCAAACCCCTCGATCTTGATCATGAATGGGAGTCGCCGTTGTCCTCCTCGCCCTCTCGACAGCCGCCCTTGCCACGGCGCCGGAGCGTGCTCTGGGCGGGAAGGTTCATGTGGCTGACGGCCCGCTCAGGCGGTTGATACGCGCCCTTCCTGGGGCATCCCCTGTCCTACGGCCGGGAACCTGGAAAGACTTCGACGACGTGTAAAGAGAATCCCGGACTCGTCCCTCTTCAGTGGTGACGGCCGCTCCCGAGCGGGGCAACCAGGGCCGCTATCCGAAGGAGAAGAAGATGGATCCCCTCACCCTCCTGCTCGTCGTCCTGGGTTTCCTGCTGCCGAGCATCACCTCGCTCATCAACAGCAAGGCGGACAGGACCCGCGACGCTGGGAAGGCAGAGATCATCAGAGCTCAGCGCGGCGGCCCCCCTCCCGGCTCCAAGCGGCGCAGGGGCCGACGCAATGGCTGAGGCGGGCCCGGGTGTGGGCCTCACCCTGGAGGAGGTCCACACCCGCCACTACGGCGAGTTGGTGGGGTATGCGCGTAAGAAGCTGCGTGCGGCGAACGTCCCGCAATCGTTCATCGACCCCGAGGACGTCGTGGGGAACGCCTTCGTCAAGGCCTGTCGCAACCCAGCCCGCATTGAGCAGCCCAGGGCCTACCTGTTCCAGATCGTGAAGCGGGAGATCCTCGAGCACACACGACGGGCGCGGTACGAGCAGGCGGCAGAGGCGTCGCAGGCCGATCTCCGGCTGGAGGCCGACGATGCAAGCGATGTGATCTCCGATCGATGCGAGGGGCGCCACGCCCTGGCCAACCTGCCTGCGCAACAGCGTGCGGCAGTATGGGCGACCAAAGGACTGGGCTGGTCTCAGGCCGAATACGCGCAGGCGGCGCACAAGCGCCCGGGAACGGTTGCCACCCACGTCTCACGGGCGGTGGCTGCCCTCAAGACCACGCTCACCGCGGCCCCAGTCGTGGCCGTCATCTTCGCCTGCGCTGCGGGCGGAGTGACTCTCCGCCGCTACACCGCAGCGAGCCGAGCCGGCCATCCGCACCCGGAACTGCTATTGGACGTACCCCAGTCCGTGGCACACCTGTTGATCATCGTTGCCTACATCAGCGTCGCGCTGCCCACCTTGCTGGTCGTCCCACCCCTGCGCAGACTGCTCAGAGCCATCAGGCAACGGATAGTTCGCGGCCTGCAGCTGCCACCGCTGGATGAGCCACCAGGATTCGCTTCGGGCGCCCCAAGGGACCGGAGAGAGCACTGCACAACCTGCGGCGAAGAAGCCGAACACAGACCGCTGACTGCGGAGGAGAAGAAGTGGCTGTCTGCTCAGACAGGCTATCCGCATGATCACGGGGCCAGGCGATGCACGACCAGAGGCTGCCTTGCGGTGAAGTACGGAAGGGACCCGGCAGACCCGGAAGGCATGCTTCTGCTGCCAGAAGCCAACGAGACCTCAATCATCAAGTGACGACGACCAGAGACTGGCCGTGGAGTCGTAGCTAGGCCGGCTTGAAACGGGCCGCAGCGACCGGACGCGACGGTTGACACGCGAGGCCGTCGGACCGTTCTGCAGTGGGCTCTGCCCAGTGACCCGGCCAGAATGCGATCTCAATTCCTGAACGTGCGTACGGCGCCCCTGGACCTCGGGTCTGGGGACGCCACTCAGGCGCCTTCGTCGGCCTTCAACGCCAGCGGCAGCGTCTTCCCCCCAGTCAGGATCGTCTGCGCGTCATCCGGGCACGGAGACCCCGCGATCCCCGCGTTCTCATCCCCCAGGCACTCGTGTTCCGTGTACGCGTCGACGGCATCGTTCACCCTGCCCAGTTCGGCCAGGGTCCGCGGGTAGCGGCTGCTGCCGCCGGCATCGTTGACGTCCCGCTCCAGGTCGCCGACGGCGAGCGCGATGTCTGTCAGATGCTCCGCGCACCCCTGGTCCCCGACCTGGTTGCATACGGTCTTCTTGCCGTCGGTGACGGCTGCCAGTTTTGGCGCCCACTTCGCCGACAGGCCCCCGGTCGTGCCCGACGGGGAAGACCCGGCTGGCTTGCCGTCTCCGCCCGTGTTGGAGCAGCCTCCGGTCAGCAGGACGACGAGAACGGCGGCAGTGGCGGTGGTAGTGCGGCGCATGGGTCCCCCGGGTGGTTCGGAGCCTGTCGGGGCATTCTGCGCCGCAGGGAGGCCCCTCTGGAGGCGCCGTAGCCGGACCGTGACGTGCAGCCAGGGACGATGGAGCCATGACCCAGGACCCTGCATTCCCGTCCCTGTACGAGTACGCCCTCGCGCGGCGCTGCACCAACTGCGGTGCGCAGCCTGGCCTGCCCTGCG
This is a stretch of genomic DNA from Streptomyces sp. V4I8. It encodes these proteins:
- a CDS encoding RNA polymerase sigma factor, whose product is MAEAGPGVGLTLEEVHTRHYGELVGYARKKLRAANVPQSFIDPEDVVGNAFVKACRNPARIEQPRAYLFQIVKREILEHTRRARYEQAAEASQADLRLEADDASDVISDRCEGRHALANLPAQQRAAVWATKGLGWSQAEYAQAAHKRPGTVATHVSRAVAALKTTLTAAPVVAVIFACAAGGVTLRRYTAASRAGHPHPELLLDVPQSVAHLLIIVAYISVALPTLLVVPPLRRLLRAIRQRIVRGLQLPPLDEPPGFASGAPRDRREHCTTCGEEAEHRPLTAEEKKWLSAQTGYPHDHGARRCTTRGCLAVKYGRDPADPEGMLLLPEANETSIIK
- a CDS encoding phosphoketolase, whose protein sequence is MSVDTQRTPTPLSDDELRLLDAHWRAANYLSVGQIYLMANSLLSEPLRPEHVKPRLLGHWGTSPGLNLVYTHLNRIIKARDLDTLCIWGPGHGGPAVVAGSWLDGSYTQTYPDITQDAAGMARLFKQFSFPGGIPSHVAPETPGSIHEGGELGYSLSHAYGAALDNPGLLVACVVGDGEAETGPLAASWHSNKFLDPVHDGAVLPILHLNGYKIANPTVLARLPEPELDALLQGYGHDPIHVTGDDPIAVHRAMAEAMDTALDRIAALQRAAREDGATERPHWPVIVLRTPKGWTGPAEVDGLPVEGTWRSHQVPLAAVRDNPEHLRQLEAWLRSYRPEELFDEHGRPVADVLACVPDGDRRLGATPHANGGLMLRELPLPPLERYAVPVDKPGATLHEPTRVLGDLLEDVMRNTAGRRDFRLVGPDETASNRLQAVYAASGKAWQAGTLDVDEHLDPHGRVMEILSEHTCQGWLEGYLLTGRHGLFSCYEAFVHIVDSMVNQHIKWLRVTRRLPWRAPIASLNYLLTSHVWRQDHNGFSHQDPGFVDHILNKSPEAVRVYLPPDANTLLSVADHALRSRDYVNVIVAGKQPCFDWLTMEQARAHCARGAGIWEWAGTENGREPDVVLACAGDVPTQEVLAAAQLLRRHLPELAVRVVNVVDIARLMPSEEHPHGMGDFEYDGLFTPDKPVIFAYHGYPWLIHRLAYRRTGHKNLHVRGYKEIGTTTTPFDMVVRNDLDRYRLVMDVIDRVPGLAVRAAAVRQRMEDARLRHHDWIRAHGTDLPEVADWAWDG
- a CDS encoding IS66 family transposase — its product is MSDAAVPPSYEELAVLVVQLREELAAARERIVVLEGQVVDLTARLGKNSANSSRPPSSDGLAKPAPKSLRGKSGRGPGRPKGQKGITLRQVADPDHRVEHRPHGPCAGCGADLAGAVVAGIERRQVFDLPERIGLEVTEHQVLTCRCACGRSEKASGPEGVRAPVQYGPRLAAAGVYLMHGQFLSKDRTATALADLFDASVAPGTVASWVRTCASRLDAFGRLVAGKVAGAAVAFFDETGFRTAGCLHWLHSASSGQFVHLSVHRRRGREGIDAAGILPGFTGIAMHDAWAPYDSYPQAEHALCSAHVLRELVAVTERGSEKARCAAYRAIDAVLALKKAAEEARADGLDAIAVSVKDGELGALAQAVADGLKATATRSSKTEAKYHALFRRLTKRWNDYLRWVHDLTLPFDNNPAEQTIRMAKLRIKVSGCLRTLHGAQDFAAIRTYLATATRHEQPMLDVLIQAMRGSPWMPALG